The DNA window ACCCAATTACTTTTTTTGCCATAATATCACCTAGTTTACTGTTCTATTTCTACTTGAAGGAAGTCCAACTCTACCGGTGTAGAACGCCCAAAAATACTTACCATAACTTTTAATTTTTGCTTTTCCTCATTTACATCATCTACTTTCCCGGTAAAATCCGTAAACGGGCCATCAATAACTCGTATAGGATCACCCACGGTGAAAGGAGTATCCAATATCTTCTTATCTTTACTGGCTTCCAATCGTCCTATTATTCGATCGACTTCTTCCTGGCGAAGTGGTTGGGGATTATACGTATTACCAACAAAATTTGTAATCCCTGG is part of the candidate division KSB1 bacterium genome and encodes:
- the nusG gene encoding transcription termination/antitermination factor NusG — translated: MEHKWFVAHVLSGHEKKVKLYLENEIDNSDFGEKISEVLVPSEEVIEMREGKKRLKNKVFFPGYILILLVADKDVLDFVRNIPGITNFVGNTYNPQPLRQEEVDRIIGRLEASKDKKILDTPFTVGDPIRVIDGPFTDFTGKVDDVNEEKQKLKVMVSIFGRSTPVELDFLQVEIEQ